One window from the genome of Aquabacterium sp. A3 encodes:
- a CDS encoding LysR family transcriptional regulator: protein MAASKAPATVRRALDMPDLRALETFVAVCDASSMVLAAERLGLSQSAVSQAIKSLEDDLGLQLMDREVRPARPTHAGRVLHEAAARLLSQARAAMDHVRATARQELAQIRLGCVDSFAATVGPSLIRAMAGKAREFQMWSGLTPTLTEQMLGRELDMVICTETSVHDPRIAQRLLFSESWVAVYPKDHLLPGPATLQGLNASASHLPLIRYSQRSVTGQQIDRYLRHVGVQAPRSCEFDATDPLLSLVASGLGWALSTPLCLWQSRHHLDAVQVVPLPPARLGQRHFFLLSREGEWSGLDDEVARVTREVIRRDTAPAIHQRLPALPREVISCPEDITS, encoded by the coding sequence ATGGCCGCCAGCAAAGCCCCTGCCACCGTTCGCCGCGCGCTCGACATGCCCGATCTGCGGGCGCTCGAAACCTTCGTGGCCGTGTGCGATGCCAGCTCGATGGTGCTGGCCGCGGAGCGCCTGGGCCTGAGCCAGAGCGCCGTGAGCCAGGCCATCAAATCGCTGGAAGACGACCTGGGCCTGCAGTTGATGGACCGCGAGGTGCGCCCCGCGCGCCCCACCCACGCCGGCCGCGTGTTGCACGAAGCCGCGGCCCGGCTGCTCTCGCAGGCGCGGGCCGCCATGGACCACGTGCGCGCCACCGCCCGTCAAGAGCTGGCCCAGATCCGCCTGGGCTGTGTGGACTCGTTCGCCGCCACGGTGGGGCCCTCGCTGATCCGCGCCATGGCGGGCAAGGCGCGCGAGTTCCAGATGTGGTCGGGCCTGACGCCCACGCTCACCGAACAGATGCTCGGCCGCGAGCTGGACATGGTCATCTGCACCGAAACCAGCGTGCACGACCCCCGCATCGCCCAGCGCCTGCTGTTTTCAGAGTCGTGGGTGGCGGTCTACCCCAAAGACCACCTGCTGCCCGGCCCGGCCACCCTGCAAGGCCTGAACGCCAGCGCCAGCCACCTGCCCCTGATCCGCTACAGCCAGCGTTCGGTCACGGGCCAGCAGATCGACCGCTACCTGCGCCACGTGGGCGTGCAGGCCCCGCGCAGCTGCGAGTTCGACGCCACCGACCCGCTGCTCAGCCTCGTGGCCTCGGGCCTGGGCTGGGCGCTCAGCACACCGCTCTGCCTGTGGCAGTCCCGCCATCACCTGGATGCGGTGCAGGTGGTGCCGCTGCCGCCCGCCCGCCTGGGCCAGCGGCATTTCTTTTTGCTCTCGCGCGAGGGCGAGTGGTCGGGCCTGGACGACGAGGTGGCCCGCGTCACGCGCGAGGTCATCCGCCGCGACACCGCCCCCGCCATCCACCAGCGCCTGCCCGCCTTGCCGCGCGAGGTCATTTCCTGCCCTGAGGACATCACGTCATGA
- the hutG gene encoding N-formylglutamate deformylase, which yields MSINTSTDTSPPTFDFTPGTLPLLISIPHLGTEIPPELQAGLAEVAALKQDTDWHLDQLYGFAIAMGASVLKARVSRYVIDLNRPPDGQSLYPGQTTTGLCPVDTFRGEPLYRPNAQPDAAETARRLATYWQPYHQQLQAELTRLKAAHGTVLLWDAHSIASVLPRLFEGQLPDLNFGTADGRSCHADVIDAVLAVARTSPYSLVHNGRFKGGYITRHYGQPDQGVQAIQLEMSQHLYMNEQPPFDYLPERAATVQPWLKAMLSAALAPLRETP from the coding sequence ATGAGCATCAACACGAGCACCGACACCAGCCCCCCCACCTTCGACTTCACCCCCGGCACCCTGCCCCTGCTGATCTCCATCCCCCACCTGGGCACCGAGATCCCGCCCGAGCTGCAGGCGGGCCTGGCCGAGGTGGCCGCCCTCAAGCAAGACACCGACTGGCACCTCGACCAGCTCTACGGCTTTGCCATCGCCATGGGTGCCTCGGTACTCAAGGCCCGCGTGTCGCGCTACGTGATCGACCTCAACCGCCCGCCCGACGGGCAAAGCCTCTACCCTGGCCAGACCACCACCGGCCTGTGCCCGGTGGACACCTTTCGCGGTGAGCCGCTGTACCGCCCGAACGCCCAGCCTGACGCGGCCGAAACTGCCCGCCGCCTGGCCACCTACTGGCAGCCGTACCACCAGCAACTGCAGGCTGAGCTGACGCGCCTGAAGGCCGCGCACGGCACCGTGCTGCTGTGGGACGCGCACTCGATCGCCAGCGTGTTGCCGCGCCTGTTCGAGGGCCAGCTGCCCGATCTGAACTTCGGCACCGCCGACGGCCGCAGCTGCCACGCCGACGTGATCGACGCCGTGCTGGCCGTGGCACGCACCAGCCCCTACAGCCTGGTGCACAACGGCCGCTTCAAGGGCGGCTACATCACCCGCCACTATGGGCAGCCGGATCAGGGCGTGCAGGCCATCCAGCTGGAGATGAGCCAGCACCTGTACATGAACGAGCAGCCGCCGTTTGACTATCTGCCCGAACGTGCCGCCACCGTGCAGCCCTGGCTGAAGGCCATGCTGAGCGCCGCCCTGGCCCCGCTCCGTGAGACTCCCTAG
- a CDS encoding HutD/Ves family protein — protein MNRGLTRLHLHTLPRERWANGLGWTRPVAQAADAHQGLLWRVSLAEITEAAPFSCFEGMDRTAVLVHGGPVVLQGPDQRWCLNQPGDEARFAGEWALSNARPEHEAMLWNVMVRRGAAQAQVRCVADQDWTAPGEGIGLVWVLAGCFELAGAGQAPLRVGDGLWLPPGEVGVVLRPASSDARLLVTTVQPQA, from the coding sequence TTGAACCGAGGCCTCACCCGCCTGCACCTGCACACCCTGCCGCGTGAGCGCTGGGCCAACGGCCTGGGCTGGACGCGGCCGGTGGCGCAGGCGGCCGACGCCCACCAGGGCCTGCTGTGGCGCGTGAGCCTGGCCGAGATCACCGAGGCGGCCCCGTTTTCGTGCTTTGAGGGCATGGACCGCACGGCCGTGCTGGTGCACGGTGGGCCCGTGGTCTTGCAAGGGCCCGATCAGCGTTGGTGTTTGAACCAACCGGGCGACGAAGCCCGGTTCGCGGGCGAGTGGGCGCTCAGCAATGCGCGGCCTGAACACGAGGCGATGCTCTGGAACGTGATGGTGCGACGCGGCGCGGCGCAGGCGCAGGTGCGCTGCGTGGCCGACCAGGACTGGACGGCGCCCGGCGAGGGCATCGGCCTGGTGTGGGTGCTGGCGGGGTGCTTTGAGTTGGCGGGGGCCGGTCAAGCGCCTTTGCGGGTGGGCGATGGCCTGTGGCTGCCGCCTGGCGAGGTCGGCGTGGTCTTGAGGCCTGCCTCAAGCGATGCGCGCTTGTTGGTGACCACGGTGCAGCCTCAGGCATAG
- a CDS encoding NAD(P)/FAD-dependent oxidoreductase, whose protein sequence is MDHFDAIVIGAGVIGSSVAYHLARLGAKKVLVLERLQIGAGTSTQSSGILRTHYSVIENVELARRSWSVFTNFTEYLGDEDAASGLVKCGYMICAPDGPKLSPLKAALQGQIDKGIEVQFISQAAARERLPIATFDDAALIGYEPEAGFADAYLVATSFARAARRLGVKIMEGVSVERLITDNGRVCGVETTQGSFRSDTVISTQNIWATDIERWTGIPTPVVPERHTVLALECAGHPYTFQMPVFKDLGSPGMLYCRSYGGNQMLVSEGTVGETLPMPDNEQGDISMDYVVEVGAQVAERFPAYEAAGLASQWTGVYDVTPDWNPVLGRVPGLQGLIVGYGFSGHGFKLSPAVGLVLAQCALGLPTEVSLSPYALERFSTGQLLTGKYGLGAVS, encoded by the coding sequence ATGGACCACTTTGACGCGATCGTGATCGGTGCCGGCGTGATCGGCTCGTCCGTCGCCTATCACCTGGCCCGCCTGGGCGCCAAGAAGGTGCTGGTGCTGGAGCGCCTGCAGATCGGGGCGGGCACGAGTACGCAGTCCAGCGGCATCTTGCGCACCCACTATTCGGTGATCGAGAACGTCGAGCTGGCGCGCCGCTCATGGTCGGTGTTCACGAACTTCACGGAGTACCTGGGCGACGAGGACGCCGCCAGCGGCCTGGTCAAGTGCGGCTACATGATCTGTGCGCCGGATGGCCCCAAGCTGTCGCCGCTCAAAGCCGCCCTGCAAGGCCAGATCGACAAGGGCATCGAGGTGCAGTTCATCAGCCAAGCTGCAGCGCGTGAGCGCCTGCCGATCGCCACCTTCGACGACGCAGCCCTGATCGGCTACGAGCCCGAGGCCGGCTTTGCCGACGCCTACCTGGTGGCCACCAGCTTTGCCCGGGCCGCTCGGCGCCTGGGCGTGAAGATCATGGAGGGCGTGAGCGTGGAGCGCCTGATCACCGACAACGGCCGGGTGTGCGGTGTGGAGACCACGCAAGGCAGCTTCCGCAGCGACACCGTCATCAGCACCCAGAACATCTGGGCCACCGACATCGAACGCTGGACGGGCATCCCCACGCCCGTGGTGCCCGAGCGGCACACCGTGCTGGCGCTGGAATGCGCGGGCCACCCCTACACCTTCCAGATGCCGGTGTTCAAAGACCTGGGCTCGCCCGGCATGCTGTACTGCCGCAGCTATGGCGGCAACCAGATGCTGGTGAGCGAGGGCACCGTGGGCGAGACCCTGCCCATGCCGGACAACGAGCAGGGCGACATCTCCATGGACTACGTGGTGGAGGTGGGCGCGCAGGTGGCCGAGCGCTTCCCGGCCTATGAGGCCGCGGGCCTGGCCTCGCAATGGACGGGCGTGTACGACGTGACGCCGGACTGGAACCCCGTGTTGGGCCGCGTGCCCGGCCTGCAGGGCCTGATCGTGGGCTATGGCTTCTCGGGCCACGGCTTCAAGCTCTCGCCGGCCGTGGGCCTGGTGCTGGCGCAGTGCGCGCTGGGCCTGCCCACCGAGGTGTCGCTGTCGCCCTACGCGCTGGAGCGCTTCAGCACCGGCCAGTTGCTCACGGGCAAGTACGGCCTGGGGGCGGTGTCTTGA
- a CDS encoding TolC family protein: MPPNTDFQHRHGPWALVIALALAGCAQPERPDEAARWLGQARFEQAPPASAPATNPASERWWLHVGGEPLDHLVTLGLQRNLDVGVAWTRVLEARAGAVAQGSAQWPTLSLEGAGVNRRSGLPEPVKQGRPDTRAWQASLNLGWELDLFGRNRMATQAAQQDVLRSEAGVAGARLMLIGDICSQYLLHQGALQRLRTMAQLIDHQSAIVRAVAHRVREGEATAIDLATAQARLDELQAQREPLHTLRVLTRARLLTLTAASPTELDPWLNAPGPQAQRHTPPDLMPPGQPPELLARRPDLIAARAAWLAEQARLAVARTDLLPRFFISLVTGRQDLRLNGMDLSPVSFHESALAFAMPLFTAGRVQAGIDMQDAALQRAALQYEQAARQALEDVESALADARQSRAQAEHLARALAAREQAAARGDRLLAEGQIGQIDRLALAQAQRAAELQHTDALERAWLARVRLHSALGGGWQSAPQHQIETQMEARSTETQP, from the coding sequence ATGCCCCCCAACACCGACTTCCAGCACCGCCACGGCCCCTGGGCCCTGGTGATCGCGCTGGCCCTGGCCGGCTGCGCCCAGCCCGAACGCCCTGACGAAGCCGCCCGGTGGCTGGGGCAGGCCCGCTTCGAGCAAGCACCACCGGCTTCGGCGCCCGCCACCAACCCGGCGTCAGAACGCTGGTGGCTGCACGTGGGCGGCGAGCCGCTGGACCACCTGGTGACGCTGGGCCTGCAGCGCAACCTGGACGTGGGCGTGGCCTGGACCCGCGTGCTGGAGGCACGCGCAGGCGCCGTGGCCCAGGGCTCGGCCCAATGGCCCACGCTGAGCCTGGAGGGCGCCGGCGTGAACAGGCGCTCTGGCCTGCCGGAGCCCGTCAAGCAGGGGCGCCCGGACACGCGCGCCTGGCAAGCCAGCCTGAACCTGGGCTGGGAGCTGGACCTGTTCGGGCGCAACCGCATGGCCACGCAAGCCGCACAACAAGACGTGCTGCGCAGCGAAGCGGGCGTGGCCGGCGCCCGCCTGATGCTGATCGGTGACATCTGCAGCCAGTACCTGCTGCACCAAGGCGCCCTGCAGCGCCTGCGCACCATGGCGCAGTTGATCGACCACCAAAGCGCCATCGTGCGGGCCGTGGCGCACCGCGTCCGCGAAGGCGAAGCCACGGCCATCGACCTGGCCACGGCCCAGGCCCGCCTGGATGAACTGCAGGCGCAACGCGAGCCCCTGCACACCCTGCGGGTGCTCACCCGTGCGCGGCTGCTGACGCTGACCGCCGCCAGCCCCACCGAGCTGGACCCCTGGCTGAACGCCCCCGGCCCCCAGGCGCAGCGCCACACCCCGCCGGATTTGATGCCCCCCGGCCAGCCGCCCGAGTTGCTTGCCCGGCGCCCCGACCTGATCGCCGCACGCGCCGCCTGGCTGGCCGAGCAGGCCCGCCTGGCCGTGGCCCGCACCGACTTGCTGCCCCGCTTCTTCATCAGCCTGGTCACGGGTCGGCAAGACCTGCGACTCAATGGCATGGACCTGTCGCCCGTCAGCTTCCATGAATCGGCCCTGGCCTTCGCCATGCCCTTGTTCACGGCCGGGCGGGTGCAAGCGGGCATCGACATGCAGGATGCCGCCTTGCAGCGCGCCGCCCTGCAGTACGAGCAGGCCGCGCGGCAAGCCCTGGAAGACGTCGAATCAGCCCTGGCCGATGCCCGACAGTCGCGCGCCCAGGCCGAGCACCTGGCCCGCGCCCTGGCCGCGCGTGAACAGGCCGCCGCGCGGGGCGACCGCCTGCTGGCCGAAGGGCAGATCGGCCAGATCGACCGCCTGGCGCTGGCCCAGGCCCAGCGGGCCGCTGAACTTCAACACACCGACGCGCTGGAGCGCGCCTGGCTGGCCCGCGTGCGCCTGCACAGCGCGCTGGGTGGCGGCTGGCAAAGCGCGCCTCAGCACCAGATTGAAACCCAAATGGAAGCCCGCTCCACGGAGACTCAACCATGA
- a CDS encoding efflux RND transporter periplasmic adaptor subunit — MKPTSTMWARAPWLLPLATLSLLSACQPKAPPAEVKPVVWVSTAQAAAGRAPRVFSAVLQPRVESPVGFRVGGRITLRLVETGQRVKAGQTLAQLSTDDLLTGLQSARQQVLGAEAELSQLQADAARLERLSADGSAPAAELERQRTRVRAAQARLDAARQGAQLADNRVNHATLKAPFEGVIVQVMADAGQVLDEGQPMFLIARSGEIEAEIDLPEDLVPLVTSTAAELHVPGQPELKPLPLSVREVAPKGMGPGRQVRVRYALKTGVQPAAALRWGQTAEVHWPAADTRGVSVPAGALVKREGAPQVWVVSGQGDDQRLQAQPVSVQRYSGDAVIIDGLSPGMKVVSAGAQKLVAGTAVIPRERTHTHLALPTSSDRGQP, encoded by the coding sequence ATGAAACCCACCTCGACCATGTGGGCCCGCGCGCCCTGGCTGCTGCCCCTGGCCACCCTGTCCCTGCTCAGCGCCTGCCAACCCAAGGCCCCCCCGGCCGAGGTCAAGCCCGTGGTGTGGGTCAGCACCGCACAAGCCGCCGCCGGCCGGGCGCCGCGCGTGTTCTCGGCGGTGTTGCAGCCCCGCGTGGAAAGCCCGGTGGGTTTCAGGGTGGGCGGCCGCATCACCCTGCGCCTGGTGGAGACCGGCCAGCGCGTGAAAGCAGGCCAGACCCTGGCCCAGCTCAGCACCGACGACCTGCTCACCGGCCTGCAATCGGCCCGCCAGCAGGTGCTGGGCGCCGAGGCCGAGCTGAGCCAGCTGCAGGCCGATGCCGCGCGGCTGGAGCGCCTGAGCGCCGACGGCTCGGCCCCCGCCGCCGAGCTGGAGCGCCAACGCACCCGGGTGCGGGCCGCCCAGGCCCGGCTGGACGCCGCGAGGCAGGGCGCGCAATTGGCCGACAACCGCGTGAACCACGCCACCCTCAAGGCGCCCTTCGAAGGGGTGATCGTGCAGGTGATGGCCGACGCCGGGCAGGTGCTGGACGAAGGTCAGCCCATGTTCCTGATCGCCCGCAGCGGCGAGATCGAAGCCGAAATCGACCTGCCCGAAGACCTGGTGCCGCTGGTAACCAGCACGGCCGCAGAACTGCACGTGCCCGGCCAGCCCGAGCTGAAGCCCCTGCCCCTGAGCGTGCGCGAAGTGGCACCCAAAGGCATGGGCCCGGGACGGCAGGTGCGCGTGCGTTATGCGCTCAAGACCGGCGTGCAGCCCGCCGCCGCCCTGCGCTGGGGCCAGACGGCCGAGGTGCACTGGCCGGCAGCAGACACCCGCGGCGTCAGCGTGCCGGCCGGGGCCCTGGTCAAACGCGAAGGCGCGCCCCAGGTGTGGGTGGTGAGCGGCCAGGGTGACGACCAGCGCCTGCAAGCGCAGCCCGTGAGCGTGCAACGCTACAGCGGCGATGCCGTCATCATCGACGGCCTGAGCCCGGGCATGAAGGTGGTATCGGCCGGGGCTCAAAAACTGGTGGCGGGCACGGCCGTCATCCCCCGCGAACGCACGCACACCCACCTGGCGCTGCCCACCTCGTCCGACAGAGGGCAGCCATGA